One stretch of Armigeres subalbatus isolate Guangzhou_Male chromosome 2, GZ_Asu_2, whole genome shotgun sequence DNA includes these proteins:
- the LOC134210218 gene encoding uncharacterized protein LOC134210218: MERMVNRRLREKWEADGRFGFQQHAFHPGYGTSTYFANLGSVLHSAFNEGKYVDLVSLDIAKAFSSTWTPLVLNKLQEWSITGNMLAFIKNFLTGRTFTVLIGGSASGEYAEETEVPLRTESSAYYRPTSTFSSTPTTSSWLS, translated from the coding sequence ATGGAGAGGATGGTCAACCGCCGGCTCCGTGAAAAATGGGAAGCAGATGGAAGATTCGGCTTCCAACAGCACGCCTTTCACCCAGGGTATGGCACCAGCACATACTTTGCGAACCTGGGCAGTGTGCTCCACAGCGCGTTTAACGAAGGCAAGTATGTTGACCTGGTTTCGCTGGACATTGCCAAAGCCTTCAGCAGCACCTGGACCCCCCTGGTCCTCAACAAATTACAAGAATGGAGCATCACTGGCAACATGCTTGCCTTTATCAAAAACTTCTTGACCGGTAGGACCTTCACGGTCCTCATTGGCGGCTCTGCATCCGGAGAGTATGCCGAGGAAACTGAGGTCCCCCTGAGAACGGAATCTTCGGCATACTACCGGCCAACGTCTACCTTTTCGTCTACGCCGACGACATCCTCCTGGTTGTCGTGA